One window from the genome of Nicotiana sylvestris chromosome 9, ASM39365v2, whole genome shotgun sequence encodes:
- the LOC104239934 gene encoding uncharacterized protein produces MGRGKFKGKPTGRRQFSTHEEMIAGTSARPRTFKKVEAEHEEDERSEESEEESEEDSDGETEKRKGTEGIIEIQNPNLVKPKNVKAKNVDIEKTTELSRREREEIEKQQAHERYMRLQEQGKTEQARKDLDRLALIRQQRAEAAKKREEEKAAKEQKKLEARK; encoded by the exons ATGGGAAGAGGAAAGTTTAAGGGAAAGCCAACTGGTCGACGCCAGTTCTCCACTCACGAGGAGATGA TTGCTGGTACTTCTGCTCGTCCTCGCACATTTAAGAAG GTAGAGGCTGAACATGAGGAAGATGAGAGATCTGAGGAGTCTGAGGAGGAGTCTGAAGAAGACTCTGATGGAGAGACAGAA AAGAGGAAAGGTACAGAAGGTATCATTGAGATTCAGAACCCTAATTTGGTCAAGCCAAAGAACGTGAAAGCTAAAAATGTTGAT ATTGAAAAAACAACTGAGCTTTCAAGACGTGAGAG agaagagatagagaaacagcAAGCTCATGAAAGGTATATGAGGCTgcaagaacaagggaaaacagagCAAGCTAGGAAAGATTTAG ATCGTTTGGCTCTCATACGACAACAGAGAGCAGAAGCTGCAAAAAAGCGCGAGGAAGAGAAAGCTG CCAAAGAGCAGAAGAAGCTGGAAGCTCGTAAGTGA